A single window of Gossypium hirsutum isolate 1008001.06 chromosome A10, Gossypium_hirsutum_v2.1, whole genome shotgun sequence DNA harbors:
- the LOC107897137 gene encoding PLASMODESMATA CALLOSE-BINDING PROTEIN 3, with protein MALPALKLPLFFLSLLLTTFSVADGASWCVARSDASNQALQTALDYACASGADCTPLQSDGLCFLPNTIQAHASYAFNSYYQRRAMAPGSCDFAGTATVAKTDPSYGSCMYPSSPSTAGGLPTPTTPTTVTNNPTAPTTTTTAPLGGAGGSNGLNNPGLTPPFPTTDESRASFDSIVNTSSMSLMLLVVLSFILHSVWIF; from the exons ATGGCACTACCAGCCTTAAAGCTTCCATTGTTCTTCCTCTCCTTACTCTTAACCACCTTTTCAGTTGCTGATGGAGCAAGCTGGTGCGTGGCCAGGAGTGATGCAAGCAACCAAGCTCTTCAAACCGCACTCGACTATGCATGCGCCTCTGGAGCTGACTGCACCCCTTTACAGTCAGATGGGCTTTGTTTCCTTCCCAACACCATCCAAGCTCATGCTTCTTATGCTTTCAATAGTTACTATCAACGTAGAGCAATGGCTCCTGGTTCCTGTGACTTTGCTGGCACTGCCACTGTTGCCAAAACTGATCCCA gTTATGGATCTTGTATGTACCCATCTTCTCCAAG CACGGCCGGAGGGCTACCTACCCCAACAACACCAACAACAGTGACAAACAATCCAACTGCACCAACAACTACGACGACTGCACCACTAGGTGGAGCTGGTGGTAGTAACGGACTAAATAACCCTGGACTGACTCCTCCATTTCCCACAACAGATGAATCTAGAGCTTCATTTGATTCTATAGTCAATACAAGCTCAATGTCCCTCATGCTCTTAGTTGTTCTATCCTTTATTTTGCACTCGGTATGGATCTTTTAA